A window of Lemur catta isolate mLemCat1 chromosome Y, mLemCat1.pri, whole genome shotgun sequence contains these coding sequences:
- the LOC123629101 gene encoding eukaryotic translation initiation factor 2 subunit 3, X-linked isoform X1 encodes MAEREAGVTLGQPHLSRQDLSTLDVTKLTPLSHEVISRQATINIGTIGHVAHGKSTVVKAISGVHTVRFKNELERNITIKLGYANAKIYKLDDSSCPRPECYRSCGSSTPDEFPTDIPGTKGNFRLVRHVSFVDCPGHDILMATMLNGAAVMDAALLLIAGNESCPQPQTSEHLAAIEIMKLKHILILQNKIDLVKESQAKEQYEQILAFVQGTVAEGAPIIPISAQLKYNIEIVCEYIVKKIPVPPRDFTSEPRLIVIRSFDVNKPGCEVDDLKGGVAGGSILKGVLKVGQEIEVRPGIVSKDSEGKLMCKPIFSKIMSLFAEHNTLQYAAPGGLIGVGTKIDPTLCRADRMVGQVLGAVGNLPEIFTELEISYFLLRRLLGVRTEGDKKAAKVQKLSKNEVLMVNIGSLSTGGRVSAVKADLGKIVLTNPVCTEVGEKIALSRRVEKHWRLIGWGQIRRGVTIKPTVDDD; translated from the exons ATGGCTGAGCGGGAGGCTGGAGTGACTCTAGGGCAGCCGCATCTTTCGCGCCAAGATCTTTCTACCTTG GATGTTACCAAGTTGACTCCACTGTCACACGAAGTTATCAGCAGACAAGCCACAATTAACATAG gTACTATTGGTCATGTTGCTCATGGAAAATCCACTGTTGTAAAAGCTATTTCTGGTGTTCACACTGTCAGGTTCAAAAATGAACTGGAAAGAAATATTACCATAAAGCTTGGATATGCAAATGCCAAG atttataaactAGATGACTCAAGTTGTCCTCGGCCAGAATGTTATAGATCCTGTGGAAGTAGTACACCTGATGAGTTTCCTACAGACATTCCAGGGACCAAAGGGAACTTCAGACTAGTCAG ACATGTTTCCTTTGTTGATTGTCCTGGTCATGATATTTTGATGGCTACTATGCTGAATGGTGCAGCAGTGATGGATGCAGCTCTTCTGTTGATAG CCGGTAATGAGTCTTGTcctcaacctcaaacttctgaacACCTGGCTGCCATAGAAATTATGAAGTTGAAACATATTTtgattctacaaaataaaattgatttggtAAAAGAAAGCCAGGCTAAAGAACAGTATGAACAGATCCTTGCATTTGTACAAG GTACGGTAGCAGAAGGGGCTCCCATTATTCCAATTTCTGCTCAGCTGAAATACAATATTGAAATTGTCTGTGAGTATATAGTAAAGAAAATTCCAGTACCTCCAAGAGATTTTACTTCAGAACCTCGACTTATTG TCATTAGGTCCTTTGATGTTAACAAACCTGGCTGTGAAGTTGACGATCTTAAAGGGGGTGTAGCTGGTGGTAGTATTTTAAAAGGAGTGTTAAAg GTGGGCCAGGAGATAGAAGTCAGACCTGGTATTGTTTCCAAAGACAGTGAAGGAAAACTCATGTGTAAACCAATCTTTTCCAAAATTATGTCACTTTTTGCAGAACACAATACTCTTCAGTATGCTGCTCCAGGGGGACTTATTG gAGTTGGAACAAAAATTGATCCAACATTGTGCCGTGCTGACAGAATGGTAGGACAGGTGCTTGGTGCAGTTGGAAATTTACCTGAGATCTTCACAGAACTAGAAATTTCCTATTTTCTGCTTAGACGACTTCTAGGTGTACGTACAGAAGGAGACAAAAAAGCAGCAAAG GTACAAAAGCTGTCCAAGAATGAAGTTCTCATGGTAAACATAGGATCCCTGTCTACTGGAGGAAGAGTTAGTGCAGTCAAAGCTGACTTGGGTAAAATTGTTCTGACTAATCCGGTGTGCACAGAAGTAGGAGAAAAAATCGCCCTTAGCAGAagagttgagaaacactggcG TTTAATTGGTTGGGGTCAGATAAGAAGAGGAGTGACCATCAAGCCAACAGTAGACGATGACTGA
- the LOC123629101 gene encoding eukaryotic translation initiation factor 2 subunit 3, X-linked isoform X2 produces MAEREAGVTLGQPHLSRQDLSTLDVTKLTPLSHEVISRQATINIGTIGHVAHGKSTVVKAISGVHTVRFKNELERNITIKLGYANAKIYKLDDSSCPRPECYRSCGSSTPDEFPTDIPGTKGNFRLVRHVSFVDCPGHDILMATMLNGAAVMDAALLLIAGNESCPQPQTSEHLAAIEIMKLKHILILQNKIDLVKESQAKEQYEQILAFVQGTVAEGAPIIPISAQLKYNIEIVCEYIVKKIPVPPRDFTSEPRLIVIRSFDVNKPGCEVDDLKGGVAGGSILKGVLKVGQEIEVRPGIVSKDSEGKLMCKPIFSKIMSLFAEHNTLQYAAPGGLIGVGTKIDPTLCRADRMVGQVLGAVGNLPEIFTELEISYFLLRRLLGVRTEGDKKAAKVQKLSKNEVLMVNIGSLSTGGRVSAVKADLGKIVLTNPVCTEVGEKIALSRRVEKHWRKELRIDWLLLHGVALDRW; encoded by the exons ATGGCTGAGCGGGAGGCTGGAGTGACTCTAGGGCAGCCGCATCTTTCGCGCCAAGATCTTTCTACCTTG GATGTTACCAAGTTGACTCCACTGTCACACGAAGTTATCAGCAGACAAGCCACAATTAACATAG gTACTATTGGTCATGTTGCTCATGGAAAATCCACTGTTGTAAAAGCTATTTCTGGTGTTCACACTGTCAGGTTCAAAAATGAACTGGAAAGAAATATTACCATAAAGCTTGGATATGCAAATGCCAAG atttataaactAGATGACTCAAGTTGTCCTCGGCCAGAATGTTATAGATCCTGTGGAAGTAGTACACCTGATGAGTTTCCTACAGACATTCCAGGGACCAAAGGGAACTTCAGACTAGTCAG ACATGTTTCCTTTGTTGATTGTCCTGGTCATGATATTTTGATGGCTACTATGCTGAATGGTGCAGCAGTGATGGATGCAGCTCTTCTGTTGATAG CCGGTAATGAGTCTTGTcctcaacctcaaacttctgaacACCTGGCTGCCATAGAAATTATGAAGTTGAAACATATTTtgattctacaaaataaaattgatttggtAAAAGAAAGCCAGGCTAAAGAACAGTATGAACAGATCCTTGCATTTGTACAAG GTACGGTAGCAGAAGGGGCTCCCATTATTCCAATTTCTGCTCAGCTGAAATACAATATTGAAATTGTCTGTGAGTATATAGTAAAGAAAATTCCAGTACCTCCAAGAGATTTTACTTCAGAACCTCGACTTATTG TCATTAGGTCCTTTGATGTTAACAAACCTGGCTGTGAAGTTGACGATCTTAAAGGGGGTGTAGCTGGTGGTAGTATTTTAAAAGGAGTGTTAAAg GTGGGCCAGGAGATAGAAGTCAGACCTGGTATTGTTTCCAAAGACAGTGAAGGAAAACTCATGTGTAAACCAATCTTTTCCAAAATTATGTCACTTTTTGCAGAACACAATACTCTTCAGTATGCTGCTCCAGGGGGACTTATTG gAGTTGGAACAAAAATTGATCCAACATTGTGCCGTGCTGACAGAATGGTAGGACAGGTGCTTGGTGCAGTTGGAAATTTACCTGAGATCTTCACAGAACTAGAAATTTCCTATTTTCTGCTTAGACGACTTCTAGGTGTACGTACAGAAGGAGACAAAAAAGCAGCAAAG GTACAAAAGCTGTCCAAGAATGAAGTTCTCATGGTAAACATAGGATCCCTGTCTACTGGAGGAAGAGTTAGTGCAGTCAAAGCTGACTTGGGTAAAATTGTTCTGACTAATCCGGTGTGCACAGAAGTAGGAGAAAAAATCGCCCTTAGCAGAagagttgagaaacactggcG aAAGGAACTGAGAATTGATTGGCTTCTGCTTCACGGGGTTGCACTTGATAGATGGTGA